Proteins encoded by one window of Streptomyces clavuligerus:
- a CDS encoding cytochrome P450 family protein → MTSADDPADAAVAAAERCTPEFRRNPYPVYGRLRRTAPVCPLNPPHGITTYLITRYEDARAALADPRLSKDMYGALESYRRIFGDSSVALDDHMLNADPPKHTRLRRLVNSGFTPHRVESLRPRVRQIVTGLLDDCPIGEPVDLLAAFAFPLPIIVICELLGVPPEDRPKVQSWSTTVAQTGFSPESKRAQQLAEEALHAYFAELVEQKRRRPSDDLLSVLIGARDENGRLTEHELISSAFLLMFAGHKTTAYLIGNAVLHLLRHPGQLRAVREDPALIAPAVEEVLRYDGSVETGTFRYATEDVGIGGTVIPRGALVQIALSSANRDPAKFDAPDTFDLARPANNQSAHLGFGHGIHYCLGAPLARLETQLALTGLFDRFPRVALADPAREPEWLVVPFPAFRGLVELPVVLEPPAP, encoded by the coding sequence ATGACCAGCGCGGATGACCCGGCCGACGCGGCGGTCGCCGCGGCCGAGCGGTGCACCCCCGAGTTCCGGCGGAACCCCTACCCCGTCTACGGACGGCTCAGGCGGACCGCCCCGGTCTGTCCCCTCAACCCCCCGCACGGCATCACCACCTATCTGATCACCCGCTACGAGGACGCCCGCGCCGCCCTCGCCGACCCCCGGCTCAGCAAGGACATGTACGGCGCCCTGGAGTCGTACCGGAGGATCTTCGGGGACTCCTCGGTCGCCCTCGACGACCATATGCTCAACGCCGACCCGCCCAAGCACACCCGGCTGCGACGGCTGGTCAACTCCGGTTTCACCCCCCACCGGGTGGAGTCGCTGCGCCCCCGGGTCCGGCAGATCGTCACCGGACTCCTCGACGACTGCCCCATCGGCGAACCCGTCGACCTGCTCGCCGCGTTCGCCTTCCCCCTGCCGATCATCGTGATCTGCGAACTCCTCGGCGTGCCCCCGGAGGACCGGCCCAAGGTGCAGTCCTGGTCCACGACCGTGGCCCAGACCGGCTTCAGCCCCGAGTCCAAACGGGCCCAGCAACTCGCCGAGGAGGCCCTGCACGCCTACTTCGCCGAACTGGTCGAACAGAAGCGGCGGCGGCCGAGCGACGACCTGCTCAGTGTGCTGATCGGCGCCCGTGACGAGAACGGACGGCTCACCGAGCACGAACTGATCTCCTCCGCCTTTCTGCTGATGTTCGCGGGCCACAAGACCACCGCCTACCTCATCGGGAACGCCGTCCTCCACCTCCTCCGCCACCCCGGGCAGCTCCGGGCGGTACGGGAGGACCCCGCGCTGATCGCACCCGCGGTGGAGGAAGTCCTCCGGTACGACGGATCGGTGGAGACGGGCACCTTCCGGTACGCGACCGAGGACGTCGGGATCGGGGGCACCGTGATCCCCCGGGGCGCGCTCGTGCAGATCGCCCTCAGCTCGGCCAACCGCGACCCGGCGAAGTTCGACGCCCCGGACACGTTCGACCTGGCGCGCCCGGCGAACAACCAGAGCGCCCACCTGGGCTTCGGCCACGGCATCCACTACTGCCTGGGCGCCCCGCTGGCCCGGCTGGAGACCCAGCTCGCCCTCACCGGGCTGTTCGACCGCTTCCCCCGGGTCGCCCTCGCCGACCCCGCGCGGGAACCGGAGTGGCTGGTCGTGCCCTTCCCCGCCTTCCGCGGACTCGTGGAACTGCCCGTCGTCCTGGAGCCGCCCGCGCCCTGA
- a CDS encoding amidohydrolase family protein, translating into MIIDIHGHLSPPEAARRFPMPPSLTDVDGMLAARARAGIDLTIIGSPVGAGAMARVPGVDNYRQPRDRLRRFHAWMSGLIGTFPDQLRGYVYANPFGDDDHLEGVRETLADPAFVGLITTSSVHGELLGSPRSDAFFALAAEAGVPVLVHAPAEPIGTEAVDSHGFVEQIGRFGDLQLALSLIAFSGWLDKYPGLRLIGATGGGALALLPERLQTAARPRHWGRTPSGPSAGGPAGAAGPPAGPPDPSAVPPAADPAAALRRLYVDTSTFSPTHLGLNAEILGPERMLFGTDSPPLSVPLEDFIRMIEKLPVDKASQQLILGGNAEAVFDLRSRP; encoded by the coding sequence ATGATCATCGACATCCACGGCCATCTCTCACCGCCCGAGGCCGCCCGGCGCTTTCCGATGCCCCCCAGCCTGACCGACGTCGACGGCATGCTCGCCGCCCGTGCCCGGGCCGGGATCGACCTCACCATCATCGGCAGCCCCGTCGGCGCGGGCGCGATGGCCCGCGTCCCCGGCGTCGACAACTACCGCCAGCCCAGGGACCGGCTGCGCCGCTTCCACGCCTGGATGTCCGGGCTCATCGGCACCTTCCCCGACCAGCTCCGCGGCTATGTGTACGCCAACCCCTTCGGCGACGACGACCATCTGGAAGGGGTCCGCGAAACCCTCGCGGACCCCGCCTTCGTCGGACTCATCACCACCTCCAGCGTCCACGGCGAACTCCTCGGCTCCCCCCGCTCCGACGCGTTCTTCGCGCTCGCCGCCGAAGCCGGGGTCCCGGTCCTCGTGCACGCCCCCGCCGAACCGATCGGCACCGAGGCCGTCGACTCCCACGGCTTCGTCGAACAGATCGGCCGCTTCGGCGATCTCCAGCTCGCCCTCTCGCTGATCGCCTTCAGCGGCTGGCTGGACAAGTACCCCGGGCTGCGGCTGATCGGGGCCACCGGCGGAGGCGCGCTGGCGCTGCTGCCCGAACGCCTCCAGACCGCCGCCCGCCCCCGGCACTGGGGCCGGACACCGTCCGGCCCCAGTGCCGGGGGCCCGGCCGGTGCCGCCGGGCCCCCCGCCGGGCCGCCGGACCCCTCCGCCGTGCCGCCCGCGGCGGACCCGGCCGCCGCACTGCGCCGCCTCTACGTCGACACCAGCACCTTCAGCCCCACCCATCTCGGCCTCAACGCCGAGATCCTGGGACCGGAGCGGATGCTCTTCGGCACCGACTCGCCACCGCTCTCCGTGCCGCTGGAGGACTTCATCCGCATGATCGAGAAACTGCCCGTCGACAAGGCGTCCCAGCAGCTCATCCTCGGCGGCAACGCCGAGGCCGTCTTCGACCTCAGGAGCCGTCCATGA
- a CDS encoding NAD(P)-dependent oxidoreductase: MTQDTGPVAVLGLGSMGSSLAGRLLDQGVPVRVWNRTADRAEPLTRAGAVAAAHPAEAVAGTSAAICAVADSEALSAVLRGAGGILSDGPYPGALLCAGTVAPEEIVQLTGGLTGVLDVGMLGNRRHARTGELRLFVGGEEKVFAAGRPLLELLGKEVVHLGGLGSGMRMKLLLNLLMGIEVQAMAEAVELAVAGGLDRAQALGAIAGSGFASPVMAFKSQRLAAGRYGEPDFRLRLMTKDLLLAAGAAERAGLRLPLLEAARDTHVRATEQGHGDEDCVAVAHALAPGAPTALTAPNPGTHA, encoded by the coding sequence ATGACCCAGGACACCGGCCCGGTCGCCGTCCTCGGCCTCGGCTCGATGGGCAGCTCACTCGCCGGGCGACTGCTCGACCAGGGGGTCCCGGTCCGGGTGTGGAACCGGACGGCCGACCGCGCCGAACCGCTGACCAGGGCCGGGGCCGTGGCCGCCGCGCACCCCGCCGAAGCGGTCGCCGGGACGAGCGCCGCCATCTGCGCCGTGGCCGACAGCGAGGCCCTCTCCGCCGTGCTGCGCGGAGCGGGCGGCATCCTCTCCGACGGCCCCTATCCCGGCGCCCTGCTCTGCGCCGGGACCGTCGCCCCCGAGGAGATCGTCCAGCTCACCGGCGGGCTGACGGGCGTCCTCGACGTGGGCATGCTCGGCAACCGGCGGCACGCCCGCACCGGGGAGCTGAGACTCTTCGTCGGCGGCGAGGAGAAGGTCTTCGCCGCGGGCCGCCCGCTGCTGGAACTGCTCGGCAAGGAAGTCGTCCATCTGGGCGGGCTCGGCTCCGGCATGCGGATGAAACTCCTCCTCAATCTGCTCATGGGCATCGAGGTCCAGGCGATGGCCGAGGCCGTCGAACTCGCCGTCGCGGGCGGTCTCGACCGCGCGCAGGCCCTCGGGGCCATCGCGGGCAGCGGCTTCGCCTCGCCCGTCATGGCCTTCAAGTCCCAGCGGCTCGCGGCCGGCCGCTACGGCGAACCGGACTTCCGACTGCGGCTGATGACCAAGGATCTGCTGCTCGCGGCCGGAGCGGCCGAGCGCGCCGGGCTGCGGCTGCCCCTCCTGGAGGCGGCGCGGGACACCCATGTCCGCGCCACCGAGCAGGGCCACGGGGACGAGGACTGCGTCGCGGTCGCCCACGCGCTGGCCCCCGGGGCCCCCACGGCCCTGACGGCACCGAACCCGGGAACGCACGCATGA
- a CDS encoding antibiotic biosynthesis monooxygenase family protein: MRTMPKDQETDTLSVVYSVHVIEGGEQGFLDAYDRIRRSVASVPGHLVDRLGQPIDDSRQWVITSEWETPEHFFAWQQGEDHRALLAPLRQWVDQTQSLRFRVVQETVGAEA; encoded by the coding sequence ATGCGCACCATGCCGAAGGACCAGGAGACCGACACGCTGTCCGTGGTGTACTCGGTCCATGTGATCGAGGGGGGCGAACAGGGATTCCTGGACGCCTACGACCGCATACGGAGGTCCGTCGCGAGCGTTCCCGGCCATCTCGTCGACCGTCTCGGCCAGCCCATCGACGACTCCCGGCAGTGGGTGATCACCAGCGAGTGGGAGACCCCCGAACACTTCTTCGCCTGGCAGCAGGGCGAGGACCACCGCGCCCTGCTCGCGCCGCTGCGGCAGTGGGTCGACCAGACCCAGTCGCTCCGCTTCCGGGTCGTCCAGGAGACCGTGGGGGCCGAGGCATGA
- a CDS encoding bifunctional o-acetylhomoserine/o-acetylserine sulfhydrylase encodes MSQSVDEVSAGHTPDEPAADPRSGWSFETRQVHAGAAPDPATGARAVPVYQTTSFVFRDTQHAADLFSLAEPGHIYTRIHNPTSDVLEQRVAALEGGVAAVALASGQAAETLAILTLAGAGDHIVSSTSLYGGTYNLFRHTLPKFGIEVSFVDDPDDIDAWRAAIRPTTKALFAESLGNPRGNVLDVRAVADAAHAAGVPLIVDNTVPTPFLLRPVEHGADIVVHSATKFLGGHGTTIGGVVVDGGTFDFGAHPERFPDFSEPDPSYHGLRYWPVLGAGAFAVKLRVQLLRDLGPALSPHSAFLLLQGIETLSLRMERHSSNALALARWLSERDEVSAVHYPGLPGNRWHEAATRYLPDGAGAVLSFELRDGVEAGRRFVDGVELFSHLANIGDVRSLIIHPASTTHSQLAPDQLAATGTTPGLVRLSAGIENITDLVADLEAGFRAAKGAS; translated from the coding sequence ATGAGCCAGAGCGTCGACGAGGTATCCGCAGGCCACACCCCCGACGAGCCCGCGGCCGACCCCCGTTCCGGCTGGTCGTTCGAGACTCGGCAGGTCCACGCGGGCGCCGCGCCCGACCCGGCGACCGGGGCCCGGGCGGTGCCCGTCTACCAGACGACGTCCTTCGTCTTCCGGGACACACAGCACGCCGCCGACCTGTTCTCGCTGGCCGAGCCCGGCCATATCTACACCCGCATCCACAACCCCACGTCGGACGTCCTGGAACAGCGGGTCGCCGCGCTGGAGGGGGGCGTGGCGGCGGTGGCGCTCGCCTCCGGGCAGGCGGCCGAGACCCTGGCGATCCTGACCCTGGCGGGCGCCGGTGACCACATCGTCTCCAGCACCTCCCTCTACGGCGGGACCTACAACCTCTTCCGCCACACGCTGCCGAAGTTCGGCATCGAGGTCTCCTTCGTCGACGACCCGGACGACATCGACGCCTGGCGGGCCGCGATCCGCCCCACCACGAAGGCGCTGTTCGCGGAGTCCCTGGGCAATCCGCGCGGCAATGTCCTCGACGTCCGGGCGGTGGCCGACGCGGCGCACGCGGCGGGCGTGCCGCTGATCGTGGACAACACCGTGCCGACACCGTTCCTGCTGCGTCCCGTCGAGCACGGCGCGGACATCGTGGTGCACTCGGCGACCAAGTTCCTCGGCGGGCACGGCACCACCATCGGCGGAGTGGTCGTGGACGGCGGCACCTTCGACTTCGGGGCGCACCCGGAGCGCTTCCCCGACTTCAGCGAGCCCGACCCCAGCTACCACGGGCTGCGCTACTGGCCGGTTCTCGGCGCCGGGGCCTTCGCCGTCAAGCTCCGGGTCCAGCTCCTGCGGGACCTCGGCCCGGCCCTCTCCCCGCACTCCGCGTTCCTGCTGCTCCAGGGGATCGAGACGCTGAGTCTGCGGATGGAGCGGCACTCGTCCAACGCCCTCGCCCTGGCGCGGTGGCTGAGCGAGCGCGACGAGGTGTCCGCCGTCCACTACCCGGGGCTGCCGGGCAACCGCTGGCACGAGGCCGCGACGCGCTATCTGCCCGACGGCGCGGGCGCGGTGCTCTCCTTCGAGCTGCGGGACGGGGTGGAGGCGGGGCGGCGGTTCGTGGACGGCGTGGAGTTGTTCAGCCATCTCGCCAACATCGGCGATGTCCGGAGCCTCATCATCCACCCCGCGTCCACCACCCACAGCCAGCTCGCCCCGGACCAGCTCGCGGCCACCGGCACCACGCCCGGCCTGGTGCGGCTCTCGGCGGGAATCGAGAACATCACCGATCTCGTCGCCGATCTGGAGGCCGGTTTCCGGGCCGCGAAGGGCGCGTCCTGA
- the metX gene encoding homoserine O-acetyltransferase MetX, whose protein sequence is MPGARDPVSGPLPATGAWQEGDPPGRRRWLRLPGPLPLEAGGELPDVRIAYETWGRLAPDGSNAVLVLHALTGDSHVTGPAEPGHPTPGWWDGLIGPGRPLDTDRWFVVAPNVLGGCQGSTGPSSPRDGTGARWGGAFPFLTTRDQVAAEVRFADLLGVERWALVVGGSMGGMRALEWAVDRPDRCAALLLLATTAAASAEQIAWAGVQVHAIRSDAHWRGGDYHDAGPGRGPHRGLGIARRLAHVTYRCETELAGRFGREPQGDEHPWHGGRYQVESYLDHHAEKLARRFDAGSYVVLTEAMNSHDVGRGRGGTDAALRRVRARALVAGVDSDRLYPLAQQRLLADRIPGADRLRVIESRYGHDGFLIELPQVAALVAELTG, encoded by the coding sequence GTGCCCGGCGCCCGGGACCCCGTGAGCGGGCCGCTGCCCGCCACGGGGGCCTGGCAGGAGGGGGACCCGCCCGGCCGCCGCCGCTGGCTGCGGCTGCCCGGCCCCCTCCCCCTGGAGGCGGGCGGTGAGCTGCCGGACGTACGGATCGCGTATGAGACCTGGGGGCGGCTCGCGCCGGACGGTTCCAACGCGGTCCTGGTGCTGCACGCCCTGACCGGCGACAGCCATGTCACCGGGCCCGCGGAGCCGGGGCACCCCACCCCGGGCTGGTGGGACGGGCTGATCGGGCCCGGCCGTCCCCTCGACACCGACCGGTGGTTCGTGGTCGCCCCCAATGTGCTCGGCGGCTGCCAGGGCAGCACGGGGCCCTCCTCGCCCCGGGACGGGACCGGGGCCCGGTGGGGCGGCGCCTTCCCCTTTCTGACCACCCGTGACCAGGTGGCGGCCGAGGTCCGGTTCGCCGATCTGCTGGGCGTGGAGCGCTGGGCCCTGGTCGTCGGCGGGTCGATGGGCGGCATGCGGGCGCTGGAGTGGGCGGTGGACCGCCCGGACCGCTGCGCGGCGCTGCTGCTGCTCGCCACCACGGCGGCGGCCAGCGCGGAGCAGATCGCGTGGGCCGGAGTGCAGGTGCACGCCATCCGCTCGGACGCCCACTGGCGGGGCGGCGACTACCATGACGCGGGCCCCGGCCGGGGCCCGCACCGGGGGCTGGGCATCGCCCGCCGTCTCGCCCATGTCACCTATCGCTGCGAGACGGAGCTGGCCGGGCGCTTCGGGCGCGAGCCCCAGGGGGACGAGCACCCCTGGCACGGCGGCCGGTACCAGGTCGAGTCCTATCTCGACCACCACGCCGAGAAGTTGGCCCGCCGCTTCGACGCGGGCAGCTATGTGGTGCTGACGGAGGCCATGAACAGCCATGACGTGGGCCGTGGGCGCGGGGGCACGGACGCCGCGCTGCGCCGTGTCCGCGCGCGTGCGCTGGTCGCCGGGGTCGACTCCGACCGGCTCTATCCGCTGGCGCAGCAGCGCCTGCTGGCCGACCGCATCCCGGGGGCGGACCGGCTGCGGGTGATCGAGTCCCGGTACGGGCACGACGGATTCCTCATCGAGCTGCCCCAGGTCGCGGCGCTGGTGGCGGAGTTGACCGGCTGA
- a CDS encoding peptidoglycan-binding protein, producing MATPLSADRLVDVLRSEGLRVVEHRSWRTHNRNHKGLWGPVHGVMVHHTVTSGTESSVELCYNGHATLPGPLCHGVIAKDGTVHLVGNGRANHAGLGDGEVLRAVIGETSLPVKNEADTDGNRYFYGFECVNLGDGKDPWPEAQLLAIEQASGAICRAHGWSQRSVIGHLEWQPGKVDPRGFTMDAMRTRVAARLAQDSGGPAGPPAGRPAPRPRPRPRPVAYEPFPGAAFFASGRRSAIVTAMGRRLVAEGCGRYRVGPGPSWSEADRSSYAAWQRKLGYTGRDADGTPGRRSWDRLKVPKG from the coding sequence ATGGCGACACCACTGTCCGCCGACAGACTCGTGGACGTTCTGCGGAGCGAGGGTCTGCGCGTGGTCGAGCACCGGAGCTGGCGCACGCACAACCGCAACCACAAGGGCCTGTGGGGGCCGGTGCACGGGGTGATGGTCCATCACACCGTGACCTCGGGCACCGAGAGCTCCGTCGAGCTGTGCTACAACGGCCACGCCACGCTGCCCGGCCCGCTCTGCCACGGGGTCATCGCCAAGGACGGCACGGTCCACCTGGTGGGCAACGGCCGGGCCAATCACGCCGGGCTCGGCGACGGCGAGGTCCTGCGCGCGGTGATCGGCGAGACCTCCCTGCCCGTGAAGAACGAGGCCGACACCGACGGCAATCGCTATTTCTACGGTTTCGAGTGCGTCAACCTCGGTGACGGGAAGGACCCGTGGCCCGAGGCCCAACTCCTCGCGATCGAGCAGGCGTCGGGGGCGATCTGCCGGGCCCACGGCTGGTCCCAGCGCTCGGTGATCGGCCATCTGGAGTGGCAGCCCGGGAAGGTCGACCCACGCGGTTTCACCATGGACGCGATGCGGACCCGGGTCGCCGCCCGGCTGGCCCAGGACTCCGGGGGACCGGCCGGACCGCCCGCGGGCCGGCCCGCGCCGCGGCCGAGGCCCCGGCCGCGTCCGGTGGCGTACGAGCCGTTCCCCGGCGCGGCCTTCTTCGCGTCCGGGCGGCGCAGCGCGATCGTCACCGCCATGGGCAGGCGGCTGGTGGCGGAGGGGTGCGGGCGGTACCGGGTGGGCCCCGGCCCCTCCTGGTCGGAGGCGGACCGCTCCTCGTACGCCGCCTGGCAGCGCAAGCTGGGCTACACGGGCCGGGACGCCGACGGCACCCCGGGCAGGCGGAGCTGGGACAGGCTGAAGGTGCCCAAGGGCTGA
- a CDS encoding HD domain-containing protein: MESPTDRPSRGAPGAAGVAVPDSALAREATELIRDTTGELIYHHSRRVYFFGSLQARGRGLAVDPELLYVGALFHDVGLGEAHRGSGRRFEIDGAEEAAAFLRAHGMPEEAVRRVWTAIALHTTPEIPAYLEPEVAALTAGVEYDVLGIGFDGIGPAERAEITALHPRPDFKRRILAAFTEGVAPKPETTFGNVKADVLAHFVPGFRRGDFVEVVRASPWPE; encoded by the coding sequence ATGGAATCGCCCACGGACCGTCCGTCCCGCGGTGCGCCGGGAGCCGCCGGGGTCGCGGTGCCGGACAGCGCGCTCGCCCGGGAGGCCACCGAACTGATCCGCGACACCACCGGTGAACTGATCTACCACCACTCCCGCCGCGTCTACTTCTTCGGCAGCCTCCAGGCCCGCGGGAGGGGACTGGCCGTCGACCCCGAACTCCTCTACGTCGGGGCCCTCTTCCACGATGTCGGCCTCGGTGAGGCCCACCGGGGCAGCGGACGCAGGTTCGAGATCGACGGGGCGGAGGAGGCCGCCGCCTTCCTCCGGGCCCATGGGATGCCCGAGGAGGCGGTGCGCCGCGTCTGGACCGCGATCGCGCTGCACACCACACCGGAGATCCCCGCGTATCTGGAACCCGAGGTGGCGGCGTTGACCGCCGGGGTGGAGTACGACGTCCTGGGCATCGGCTTCGACGGCATCGGCCCGGCCGAGCGCGCCGAGATCACCGCGCTGCATCCCCGTCCCGACTTCAAGCGCCGTATCCTCGCGGCCTTCACCGAGGGCGTCGCGCCCAAGCCGGAGACCACGTTCGGCAATGTCAAGGCGGATGTCCTCGCGCACTTCGTCCCCGGCTTCCGGCGCGGCGACTTCGTCGAGGTCGTCCGGGCCTCGCCCTGGCCCGAGTAG
- a CDS encoding hydrogenase maturation protein — translation MRILLIAGSFNSLTQRVHTALRDEDHSVAVHLVHGDEPLREAVRATDPDLIVAPMLTSVVPEDIWSTRTVLIVHPGPKGDRGPSSLDWAIHEGAADWGVTVLQAAAEMDAGDIWASVPFRVAPCGKSELYRGEVSDAAVRAVLLAVERFASGTFVPEPLDYTAPDVRGRLRPPLRQDVRRIDWEHDDTATVLRKLRAADSRPGVLDELYGEAYFLHGGHPEDELRGAPGTVLATRDGAICRATSDGAVWIPQLRPRRVPGGPVTVKLSAARVLGERLAGVPEVGVDPVAAADRETWSEIRYRELGRAGFLEFSFAGGAMCTGRCRRLLAAYRAACARPTSVLVLGPRRDFFSNGIHLGVIETAAHPGDESWENINAMDDLVHAVLSTTDRLTVAALPGNAAAGGLMLALAADEVWCRDGAVLNPHYRLMGLYGSEYWTYTLPRRVGTAEAERLTSRPLPVSAQHAADLGLIDRVLPGGQAEFRAEVELRAAALAGAAELPERVTLKRSGREREEAERPLDAYRLDELARMKQNFFGDGEPYPVLRREFVHGVRPGSTPGHLTAWLPAGA, via the coding sequence TTGCGCATTCTGCTGATCGCCGGCTCCTTCAACAGCCTCACCCAGCGCGTCCACACCGCTCTGCGGGACGAGGACCACTCGGTGGCCGTCCATCTCGTGCACGGGGACGAGCCGCTGCGGGAAGCCGTCCGGGCGACCGACCCCGATCTGATCGTCGCCCCCATGCTGACCTCCGTGGTCCCCGAGGACATCTGGTCCACCCGGACGGTCCTGATCGTCCACCCCGGCCCCAAGGGCGACCGGGGCCCCTCCTCGCTGGACTGGGCGATCCACGAGGGGGCCGCCGACTGGGGGGTGACGGTGCTCCAGGCCGCCGCCGAGATGGACGCCGGGGACATCTGGGCGTCCGTGCCCTTCCGGGTCGCGCCCTGCGGCAAGAGCGAGCTGTACCGGGGCGAGGTCTCCGACGCGGCGGTCCGGGCGGTCCTGCTGGCGGTGGAGCGGTTCGCGTCCGGCACCTTCGTCCCCGAGCCGCTGGACTACACGGCGCCCGATGTCCGGGGCAGGCTGCGGCCCCCGCTGCGCCAGGACGTCCGCCGGATCGACTGGGAGCACGACGACACGGCCACGGTGCTGCGCAAGCTGCGCGCGGCCGACTCCCGGCCCGGTGTCCTCGACGAGCTGTACGGCGAGGCGTACTTCCTGCACGGCGGGCACCCCGAGGACGAGCTGCGGGGCGCGCCGGGCACGGTGCTCGCCACCCGGGACGGGGCGATCTGCCGGGCGACGTCGGACGGCGCCGTGTGGATTCCGCAGCTGCGGCCCCGCAGGGTCCCCGGCGGGCCCGTCACCGTCAAGCTGTCCGCCGCGCGGGTGCTCGGGGAACGGCTCGCGGGGGTGCCGGAGGTCGGGGTGGACCCGGTCGCCGCGGCGGACCGCGAGACCTGGTCGGAGATCCGCTACCGGGAGCTGGGCCGGGCCGGGTTCCTGGAGTTCTCCTTCGCGGGCGGGGCGATGTGCACCGGCCGGTGCAGACGGCTGCTCGCCGCCTATCGGGCGGCCTGCGCCCGGCCGACCTCGGTCCTGGTGCTCGGCCCCCGCCGGGACTTCTTCTCCAACGGCATCCATCTGGGGGTCATCGAGACCGCGGCCCACCCGGGCGACGAGTCCTGGGAGAACATCAACGCCATGGACGACCTCGTCCACGCGGTGCTCTCCACCACCGACCGGCTGACGGTCGCGGCGCTGCCCGGCAACGCGGCGGCGGGCGGGCTGATGCTGGCGCTCGCCGCCGACGAGGTGTGGTGCAGGGACGGGGCGGTGCTCAACCCCCACTACCGGCTGATGGGGCTGTACGGCTCGGAGTACTGGACGTACACGCTGCCGCGCCGGGTGGGCACGGCCGAGGCGGAGCGGCTGACCTCGCGGCCCCTGCCGGTGAGCGCCCAGCACGCGGCGGACCTGGGGCTGATCGACCGGGTGCTGCCCGGCGGCCAGGCGGAGTTCCGGGCCGAGGTCGAGCTGCGGGCGGCGGCGCTCGCGGGCGCGGCGGAGCTGCCGGAGCGCGTCACGCTGAAGCGGAGCGGCCGGGAGCGCGAGGAGGCCGAGCGGCCCCTGGACGCGTACCGCCTGGACGAGCTGGCCCGGATGAAGCAGAACTTCTTCGGGGACGGCGAGCCCTACCCCGTGCTGCGCCGGGAGTTCGTCCACGGGGTGCGGCCGGGGTCGACGCCCGGGCATCTGACGGCGTGGCTCCCCGCCGGGGCCTGA
- a CDS encoding cytochrome P450: MPPETLFRRITDYASRADPYPLYAELREARVARQEDGSYLIGTFADVAALLHDPRISSDLHNRTDPRAGGLLPPPDDMPPSFIGVDDPEHDRLRRLAMRPFGPPHSPGRIDGLTGEVTRIARELAGSLDGRDRIDLVDDFAYPLPVGVICGLLGVPAEDVPQVHAWTESIIAGFDLTPGQDEEARTRAAREARRGMAAYLSGLAESRRGHPSGDLLSDLANDHGPDGSLTPGELMVTAVLLLIAGHETTVNLITNGMLTLLRHPDALALLRADPGLVPGAVEELLRYEPPVQLLPQRTPLTDVEVAGVTIPRGAPLILVLAAANRDPLRYENADRFDPLRRDIQHFGFGSGVHNCFGAPLARLETRVALTELLRALDAPALVEDPPPYRRSPVLRGPRHLLIEQATGGGA, translated from the coding sequence ATGCCCCCGGAGACCCTGTTCCGCCGGATCACCGACTACGCCAGCCGCGCCGACCCCTACCCGCTCTACGCCGAGCTGCGGGAGGCGAGGGTGGCCCGCCAGGAGGACGGCAGCTACCTCATCGGCACCTTCGCGGACGTCGCCGCCCTGCTCCACGATCCGCGCATCAGCTCCGACCTGCACAACCGCACCGACCCCCGGGCGGGCGGGCTGCTGCCGCCGCCCGACGACATGCCGCCGTCCTTCATCGGCGTGGACGACCCCGAGCACGACCGGCTCCGCAGACTCGCGATGCGGCCCTTCGGACCGCCGCACTCGCCCGGCCGGATCGACGGCCTGACCGGCGAGGTCACCCGGATCGCCCGCGAACTGGCCGGCTCCCTCGACGGCAGGGACCGCATCGACCTCGTCGACGACTTTGCCTACCCGCTGCCCGTCGGTGTGATCTGCGGACTCCTCGGCGTCCCCGCCGAGGACGTCCCCCAAGTGCACGCCTGGACCGAGTCCATCATCGCCGGATTCGACCTCACCCCGGGCCAGGACGAGGAGGCCCGCACCCGCGCCGCCCGCGAGGCCCGCCGGGGGATGGCCGCCTACCTCAGCGGACTCGCCGAGTCCCGGCGCGGCCACCCCTCCGGCGACCTCCTCTCCGACCTCGCCAACGACCACGGCCCCGACGGCAGCCTCACCCCGGGCGAACTGATGGTCACCGCCGTCCTCCTGCTCATCGCCGGACACGAGACCACCGTCAACCTCATCACCAACGGGATGCTCACCCTGCTGCGCCACCCCGACGCCCTCGCCCTGCTGCGCGCCGACCCGGGCCTGGTGCCGGGGGCGGTCGAGGAACTCCTGCGCTACGAACCGCCCGTACAGCTCCTGCCCCAGCGCACCCCGCTCACCGATGTCGAGGTCGCCGGTGTCACCATCCCCCGGGGCGCCCCGCTGATCCTGGTCCTGGCCGCCGCCAACCGCGACCCGCTGCGGTACGAGAACGCCGACCGCTTCGACCCGCTGCGCCGCGACATCCAGCACTTCGGCTTCGGCAGCGGGGTGCACAACTGCTTCGGCGCCCCGCTCGCCCGGCTGGAGACGCGGGTCGCGCTCACCGAGCTGCTGCGCGCCCTCGACGCCCCCGCCCTGGTCGAGGACCCGCCGCCCTACCGGCGCAGCCCCGTGCTGCGCGGCCCCCGCCATCTGCTGATCGAACAGGCGACGGGCGGCGGCGCCTGA